A single region of the Streptomyces sp. AM 4-1-1 genome encodes:
- the holA gene encoding DNA polymerase III subunit delta: protein MATRKNSTDDPLAPITLAVGQEDLLLDRAVQQVVAAARAADADTDVRDLTSDQLQPGTLAELTSPSLFAERKVVIVRNAHDLSADTIKDVKGYAEAPAEEITLVLLHAGGPKGKGLLDAVRKAGAREVACPRTTKPAERLTFVRSEFRTLGRSATPEACQALVDSIGSDLRELASAVSQLVADVEGTIDDAVVGRYYTGRAEASSFTVADRAVEGRAAEALEALRWSLSTGVAPVLITSALAQGVRAIGKLSSARGGRPADLARELGMPPWKIDRVRQQMRGWTPDGVSVALRAVAEADAGVKGGGDDPEYALEKAVVTIARAARSGR from the coding sequence ATGGCTACCAGGAAGAATTCCACCGACGACCCGCTGGCCCCCATCACGCTCGCCGTGGGGCAGGAGGACCTTCTCCTCGATCGCGCCGTGCAGCAGGTGGTCGCGGCGGCCCGCGCCGCCGACGCCGACACGGATGTCCGTGATCTCACGTCCGACCAGCTCCAGCCCGGCACGCTCGCCGAGCTGACCAGCCCGTCGCTGTTCGCCGAGCGCAAGGTGGTGATCGTGCGCAACGCGCATGATCTCTCCGCCGACACGATCAAGGACGTCAAGGGGTACGCCGAAGCGCCCGCCGAGGAGATCACCCTCGTCCTGTTGCACGCGGGCGGCCCCAAGGGCAAGGGGCTCCTGGACGCGGTGCGCAAGGCCGGGGCGCGCGAGGTCGCCTGTCCCCGGACGACGAAGCCGGCCGAGCGGCTGACCTTCGTACGGTCCGAGTTCCGCACGCTGGGGCGTTCGGCGACCCCGGAGGCGTGTCAGGCGCTGGTCGACTCCATCGGCAGCGATCTTCGGGAGCTGGCGAGCGCGGTGTCCCAGCTGGTGGCGGACGTCGAGGGCACGATCGACGACGCGGTCGTCGGGCGCTACTACACGGGCCGGGCCGAGGCGTCCAGCTTCACGGTCGCTGACCGGGCCGTCGAGGGCCGGGCGGCGGAAGCCCTGGAGGCGTTGCGCTGGTCGTTGTCGACGGGCGTGGCGCCCGTCCTGATCACCAGCGCGCTCGCCCAGGGTGTCCGGGCGATCGGCAAGCTGTCGTCGGCGCGCGGCGGACGACCCGCCGACCTCGCCCGGGAGCTGGGCATGCCGCCCTGGAAGATCGACCGGGTGCGCCAGCAGATGCGCGGCTGGACCCCGGACGGTGTGTCGGTCGCGCTCCGCGCCGTCGCCGAGGCCGACGCTGGGGTCAAGGGGGGCGGGGACGACCCCGAGTACGCCTTGGAGAAGGCCGTCGTGACCATCGCCCGAGCGGCCCGCTCCGGCCGTTGA
- the rpsT gene encoding 30S ribosomal protein S20: MANIKSQIKRNKTNEKARLRNKAVKSSLKTAVRKAREAAAAGDVEKATTAVRDASRQLDKAVSKGVIHKNAAANKKSALANKVAALQG, translated from the coding sequence GTGGCGAACATCAAGTCCCAGATCAAGCGGAACAAGACCAACGAGAAGGCGCGCCTGCGCAACAAGGCCGTCAAGTCGTCGCTCAAGACCGCTGTCCGCAAGGCCCGCGAGGCCGCCGCTGCCGGTGACGTCGAGAAGGCCACCACGGCCGTCCGCGACGCCTCCCGTCAGCTCGACAAGGCTGTCTCGAAGGGCGTCATCCACAAGAACGCCGCCGCCAACAAGAAGTCGGCGCTGGCCAACAAGGTTGCCGCCCTCCAGGGCTGA
- a CDS encoding YceI family protein yields the protein MFGRWSGKGQTGGPRGGPFAGLGVPPSAGVLSCRVLDPVDEPVRQADFVVTDSAGRKVVGGETDPFGGVVATVPAGEYRLAVTAEGFTPFHGTAVVPEGGHAALGDVRLQVSPPPQLPDPGEWEIEPNHSQIGFTARHIGMARIHGRFNTFAGVVRIADRMEDSAMHVVIDAASIDTNVQMRDDHLRSSDFLDVGRYPTLEFYGDRFAHRGGSRWGVTGALTLHGVSRTVTLETHYLGLGNGLEGEIRAACRATTELHREDFTLTWQTMLARGIAAVGSSIAIDMDIQIVPRS from the coding sequence ATGTTCGGCCGTTGGTCAGGCAAGGGACAGACGGGAGGCCCGCGCGGCGGGCCGTTCGCCGGCCTGGGCGTACCGCCGTCGGCGGGCGTGCTGAGCTGCCGGGTGCTGGACCCGGTCGACGAACCCGTGCGGCAGGCCGACTTCGTGGTCACCGACAGCGCGGGCCGCAAGGTCGTGGGCGGTGAGACGGACCCCTTCGGTGGCGTCGTCGCGACCGTACCGGCCGGTGAGTACCGGCTCGCGGTCACGGCCGAGGGCTTCACACCGTTCCACGGGACGGCCGTCGTGCCCGAGGGCGGTCACGCCGCACTCGGGGACGTACGCCTCCAGGTTTCGCCGCCTCCGCAGTTGCCCGATCCGGGCGAGTGGGAGATCGAGCCGAACCACTCCCAGATAGGTTTCACCGCCCGCCATATCGGCATGGCCCGTATCCACGGCAGGTTCAACACCTTCGCGGGTGTCGTCCGGATCGCCGACCGCATGGAGGACTCCGCCATGCATGTCGTCATCGACGCCGCGTCGATCGACACCAACGTCCAGATGCGCGACGACCATCTGCGGTCCAGCGACTTCCTGGACGTCGGCCGTTATCCCACGTTGGAGTTCTACGGCGACCGGTTCGCGCACCGCGGTGGCAGCCGCTGGGGCGTGACCGGGGCGCTCACGTTGCACGGTGTCAGCCGCACGGTGACGCTGGAGACGCACTACCTGGGGCTGGGCAACGGTCTGGAGGGCGAGATTCGCGCTGCCTGCCGGGCCACCACGGAACTGCACCGGGAGGACTTCACCCTCACCTGGCAGACCATGCTGGCCCGGGGGATCGCGGCCGTCGGTTCGAGCATCGCCATCGACATGGACATCCAGATCGTCCCGAGGAGCTGA